One segment of Streptomyces sp. NBC_00576 DNA contains the following:
- a CDS encoding S8 family serine peptidase: MTRTRIRPRAAVTTLVSLLAGALTVMAVLSPTFAADANSTGRGVSYGDGTYIVKLDGQPVAGYRGDLPGLKRTAPAAGRRLDADSATVEKYVAHLDDRRERVLDAVPGVETLYDYSYTFNGFAAELTGRQAAKLTSTPGVVSVTRNTVAQLTSTGPNDRPGAVGRAETHIRTAADGRDGAQGEVPTPAAQQPPSPDDVSRSRGEGLSGARSALTGPAAVRTPHTPGSKAPRASRPAQFPDIPRLLGLSGDKGLWAKAGGPEHAGEGVIVGIVDTGVDPSNPMFAALPEPRPDAGVIAKKWHGVCDPGEDPARKVTCNNKVIGAQWFGAGVPADREDTPSPLDTSSHGTHTGSTAAGNYDVAASVPGGNAEGRLSGIAPAARLAFYKACWPGFGCPTADLTAAIDRAVADGVDVINFSLTGTLTEQPDMEAMFNAARAGVFIAASANNGGPDSVHHTGPWVTTVAAATHDTQYTASLVLGDGRRYTSISLNPGVDSAPLVEAAAVRKDGSDAGRAALCASGTLDPARAKGKIIVCDRGGDGIWTDSKADEVLAVGGKGLVVTNTPTSDQQFFAYLYPVPLIQIGTEDAKAVHAYASAAGATARFTPTKSSHQATREITSFSSSGPDHFSDGDLLKPDIASFGETIPAGVVPGSTSYYPGPFGFADGTSMSSPHIAGLGALLRQLHPDWSPMEIKSALMTTATTTDENGDPIGRALADSASPLDYGAGLPRVTRAADPGLVYDSTSADWTAYLCAIGQKPATEDSGDACATAPKTDPSDLNYPSIAVGDLLGRQTVTRTVTNVSAQTATYKAKLQTPPGFRAEVTPKRLTVAPGESVSYKVAFERTSAAHDTWSFGSLTLSDAHGHHEVTSPVALRAVAFSAPDEVTVTDGDSATLRTGVDWNGELTAKASLYTGEKTTGTLTGTDQADFTMSQRTNDAVVKHRVHVPGGAPFTRFAITSADHVPGSNLDLYAFDTDGNHIGDWAGPGSDEHVDLPPGDYDVYVLQYELPADTTSQQYTLWSWKVGQGTPAVTPTVTPAQQHVSAGDRPEVTVAWPDATRGQRYVGAVEYGDGPTTLGHTVLTVTP, encoded by the coding sequence GTGACACGCACACGCATACGTCCGAGAGCGGCCGTCACCACTCTCGTGTCCCTCCTCGCCGGAGCCCTGACCGTCATGGCGGTCCTCTCTCCCACCTTCGCCGCCGACGCCAACTCCACTGGGAGGGGAGTCAGTTACGGTGACGGCACGTACATCGTGAAGCTCGACGGCCAACCCGTCGCCGGATACAGGGGCGACCTGCCGGGGCTGAAGCGGACGGCGCCTGCGGCGGGCAGGCGGCTCGACGCAGACTCCGCCACGGTCGAGAAGTACGTGGCGCACCTGGACGACCGCCGGGAGCGGGTCCTCGACGCCGTGCCCGGCGTCGAGACGCTCTACGACTACTCGTACACGTTCAACGGATTCGCCGCCGAACTGACCGGCCGGCAGGCCGCGAAGCTGACTTCGACGCCTGGGGTCGTCTCGGTGACCCGGAACACGGTCGCCCAGCTGACGTCGACGGGGCCGAACGATAGGCCGGGGGCGGTGGGCCGGGCGGAAACCCACATCCGGACCGCGGCCGACGGCCGGGACGGGGCCCAGGGCGAGGTCCCGACTCCTGCGGCCCAGCAGCCGCCCTCTCCCGACGATGTGAGCCGCTCGCGGGGCGAAGGTCTTTCAGGGGCGCGATCAGCCCTCACCGGACCCGCAGCCGTCCGAACACCGCACACCCCGGGCTCCAAGGCGCCCCGTGCATCCCGCCCCGCCCAGTTCCCCGACATCCCCCGTCTCCTGGGCCTCTCCGGCGACAAGGGTCTGTGGGCGAAGGCGGGCGGCCCCGAGCACGCCGGAGAAGGCGTGATCGTGGGGATCGTGGACACTGGGGTCGACCCCTCGAACCCGATGTTCGCCGCGCTGCCGGAGCCGCGCCCCGACGCCGGGGTAATCGCCAAGAAGTGGCACGGCGTCTGCGACCCGGGTGAAGACCCCGCGCGCAAGGTGACCTGCAACAACAAGGTGATCGGCGCGCAGTGGTTCGGTGCGGGCGTCCCCGCGGACCGCGAAGACACTCCCTCGCCGTTGGACACCAGCAGCCACGGCACGCACACCGGCAGCACGGCCGCCGGGAACTACGACGTCGCCGCGTCGGTACCCGGCGGCAACGCCGAGGGCAGGCTCAGCGGTATCGCTCCGGCCGCCCGTCTCGCCTTCTACAAGGCGTGCTGGCCGGGCTTCGGCTGCCCGACCGCGGACCTCACGGCCGCGATCGACAGGGCCGTGGCGGACGGCGTCGACGTCATCAACTTCTCCCTCACCGGCACGCTCACCGAGCAGCCCGACATGGAGGCCATGTTCAACGCGGCCAGGGCGGGCGTGTTCATCGCCGCGTCCGCCAACAACGGCGGCCCGGACTCGGTGCACCACACCGGCCCGTGGGTCACGACGGTCGCCGCGGCGACGCACGACACCCAGTACACCGCTTCCCTGGTCCTCGGCGACGGCCGCCGCTACACCAGCATCAGCCTGAACCCGGGGGTCGACTCGGCCCCGCTGGTCGAGGCAGCCGCCGTACGCAAGGACGGCTCGGACGCCGGCAGGGCCGCGCTGTGCGCGTCCGGCACGCTCGATCCGGCACGGGCGAAGGGCAAGATCATCGTCTGCGACCGAGGCGGTGACGGCATCTGGACAGACAGCAAGGCGGACGAGGTCTTGGCGGTCGGCGGCAAGGGGCTCGTGGTCACCAACACGCCGACCTCCGATCAGCAATTCTTCGCGTACCTCTACCCGGTGCCGTTGATCCAAATCGGCACCGAGGACGCGAAGGCGGTCCACGCGTACGCCTCCGCCGCCGGCGCGACCGCCCGGTTCACGCCCACGAAGAGCAGCCACCAGGCCACCCGGGAGATCACCTCCTTCTCCTCCAGTGGCCCGGACCACTTCAGCGACGGCGACCTGCTCAAGCCTGACATCGCCTCCTTCGGCGAGACCATTCCGGCGGGCGTGGTGCCCGGCAGCACCAGCTACTACCCCGGCCCGTTCGGCTTCGCCGACGGCACGTCGATGTCGTCCCCGCACATCGCGGGCCTTGGCGCCCTGCTGCGGCAGCTGCACCCCGACTGGTCGCCGATGGAGATCAAGTCGGCGCTGATGACGACGGCCACGACCACCGACGAGAACGGCGACCCCATCGGCCGCGCCCTGGCCGACTCCGCCTCGCCCCTCGACTACGGCGCGGGCCTGCCCCGGGTCACCCGGGCGGCCGACCCCGGCCTGGTCTACGACTCCACCTCCGCCGACTGGACCGCCTACCTCTGCGCGATCGGCCAGAAGCCGGCCACCGAGGACAGCGGCGACGCCTGCGCCACGGCCCCGAAGACCGACCCCAGCGACCTCAACTACCCGTCTATCGCGGTCGGCGACCTGCTGGGCAGGCAGACGGTGACGCGCACGGTCACCAACGTCTCGGCCCAGACGGCCACGTACAAGGCGAAGCTCCAGACCCCGCCGGGCTTCCGCGCCGAGGTCACCCCGAAGCGGCTGACGGTCGCGCCGGGCGAGTCGGTGTCGTACAAGGTGGCGTTCGAGCGTACGAGCGCGGCCCACGACACCTGGTCCTTCGGCTCCCTGACGCTCAGCGACGCGCACGGCCACCACGAGGTCACCAGCCCGGTCGCCCTGCGCGCCGTAGCGTTCTCCGCCCCGGACGAGGTCACGGTCACCGACGGTGACTCCGCGACGCTGAGGACCGGGGTCGACTGGAACGGCGAGCTGACCGCGAAGGCGTCCCTCTACACCGGCGAGAAGACCACCGGCACCCTCACCGGCACCGACCAGGCCGACTTCACCATGAGTCAGCGCACCAACGACGCCGTCGTGAAACACCGCGTCCATGTCCCCGGGGGCGCCCCCTTCACCCGGTTCGCCATCACCTCCGCGGACCACGTCCCCGGCAGCAACCTCGACCTGTACGCCTTCGACACCGACGGCAACCACATCGGCGACTGGGCCGGCCCCGGCTCCGACGAGCACGTCGACCTGCCGCCCGGCGACTACGACGTCTACGTCCTCCAGTACGAACTGCCGGCCGACACGACCAGCCAGCAGTACACCCTGTGGAGCTGGAAGGTCGGCCAGGGCACCCCGGCCGTGACACCCACGGTCACCCCGGCCCAGCAGCACGTCTCAGCAGGCGACCGCCCAGAGGTCACGGTGGCGTGGCCGGACGCCACACGCGGCCAACGGTACGTCGGTGCCGTCGAGTACGGCGACGGTCCGACCACCCTCGGGCACACGGTTCTGACAGTCACGCCGTAG
- a CDS encoding carboxymuconolactone decarboxylase family protein — protein MPKQSAPQELAAIAPKLVEVTNDVLFADVWERPGLSPRDRSLVTVSVLAALYRSEQLGYHLGVALDNGLSVEELSEAITHLAFYAGWPNAMTAINQLKKIADDRND, from the coding sequence ATGCCGAAGCAGTCCGCACCCCAGGAGCTTGCCGCCATCGCGCCGAAGCTCGTCGAGGTCACCAACGATGTGCTCTTCGCCGACGTCTGGGAGCGCCCCGGGCTGTCCCCGCGCGACCGCAGCCTGGTCACCGTGAGCGTGCTGGCCGCCCTCTACCGCTCCGAGCAGCTCGGCTACCACCTGGGCGTCGCCCTGGACAACGGCCTGAGCGTCGAGGAGCTGTCCGAGGCCATCACCCACCTCGCCTTCTACGCGGGCTGGCCCAACGCCATGACCGCGATCAACCAGCTCAAGAAGATCGCCGACGACCGTAACGACTGA
- a CDS encoding (R)-mandelonitrile lyase, whose translation MEHITSTPTMKAPAERFTGDVYLNMIESPTEPARLAAGLVRFTPGARTNWHSHANGQVLYVTDGVGLVGTRDGSVVRISAGQTLKCPAGEEHWHGATDTNLMAHIALVVGDGNGDGTTWLEPVTDAQYDAALAGSH comes from the coding sequence ATGGAACACATCACCTCCACCCCCACCATGAAGGCCCCGGCCGAGCGCTTCACCGGCGACGTCTACCTCAACATGATCGAGTCCCCCACCGAGCCCGCCCGCCTCGCGGCCGGCCTGGTGCGCTTCACTCCCGGCGCCCGCACCAACTGGCACTCCCACGCCAACGGTCAGGTCCTCTATGTCACCGACGGCGTCGGTCTGGTCGGCACCCGTGACGGCAGCGTCGTACGCATCAGCGCCGGGCAGACCCTCAAGTGCCCAGCCGGCGAGGAGCACTGGCACGGCGCGACGGACACCAACCTCATGGCGCACATCGCCCTCGTGGTCGGTGACGGCAACGGCGACGGCACCACCTGGCTGGAGCCCGTCACCGACGCGCAGTACGACGCCGCCCTCGCCGGCAGCCACTGA
- a CDS encoding acyl-CoA dehydrogenase: protein MSYTPPINEYEFLLRRVMNGAEHLADVTNGEYDIDDVVAILWPAAELAAEVLQDTNVSGDRVAARIENGQVVTAPGMREAYAKFTGAGWSSVGAPVQAGGAPRIVSAALTELWSAANPAFAMCSGLTQGAVAAISWSGTPEQKSVYLEPMVEGRWTGTMNLTEPQAGTDLAAIRTLARPQDDQTWRVSGQKIYISWGDHDLTENIVHLVLARTPDAPAGLRGLSLFIVPKFLPDADGHPGHANGVTPIALEHKMGIKGSPTCVLQYEDATGFLLGELNQGLPAMFVMMNLSRLGAGIWALGIADRAHQAAQHYAHHRVQGKVLDEPEGTPIARHPDVARLLSSSAGIITAMRGLMLQTSIHLDRAFAGDAESFELTDFLTPVVKGWITEEAIGITSDAVQVHGGAGFIEDTGVAQYYRDVRIAAIYEGTTAIQANDFLGRKILRDRAGTASRVLDMIETDVRHLAEAEHPVAVATAERMTRSLASIRDVTVLLLDHATEGRRRDAYAGGVPYLKMWGLVLGGWIHVRTLQAVLDTRDGTSEQSHRRISEANAYGAHHLSRIAAHAQSASAGETGY, encoded by the coding sequence ATGAGCTACACCCCACCGATCAATGAGTACGAGTTCCTCCTGCGCCGCGTCATGAACGGCGCCGAGCACCTGGCCGACGTGACCAACGGCGAATACGACATCGACGACGTCGTGGCCATTCTGTGGCCGGCCGCCGAACTGGCCGCCGAGGTCCTGCAGGACACCAACGTCTCCGGCGACCGGGTCGCAGCGCGCATCGAGAACGGGCAGGTCGTCACCGCACCCGGCATGCGCGAGGCCTACGCGAAGTTCACCGGGGCGGGATGGAGCAGCGTAGGTGCACCGGTCCAAGCCGGCGGCGCTCCCCGCATCGTCTCGGCAGCTCTCACCGAACTGTGGAGCGCCGCGAACCCCGCATTCGCCATGTGCAGCGGACTGACCCAAGGCGCCGTCGCCGCAATCTCCTGGTCCGGCACACCCGAGCAGAAATCCGTCTACCTCGAGCCGATGGTCGAAGGCCGCTGGACCGGCACGATGAACCTGACGGAGCCCCAGGCCGGCACGGACCTCGCCGCAATCCGCACCCTCGCTCGACCGCAGGACGATCAGACATGGCGTGTGAGCGGCCAGAAGATCTACATCTCCTGGGGCGACCACGACCTGACCGAGAACATCGTGCACCTCGTGCTCGCTCGAACGCCGGACGCACCGGCAGGGCTACGGGGACTGTCACTGTTCATCGTCCCCAAATTCCTTCCCGACGCCGATGGCCACCCGGGCCACGCGAACGGGGTCACCCCCATCGCACTCGAGCACAAGATGGGCATCAAAGGCAGCCCGACCTGCGTCCTGCAGTACGAGGACGCAACCGGCTTTCTCCTGGGGGAACTGAACCAGGGGCTCCCGGCGATGTTCGTGATGATGAACCTCAGCCGCCTCGGCGCCGGCATCTGGGCCCTCGGCATCGCCGACCGCGCCCACCAGGCGGCTCAGCACTACGCCCACCATCGTGTCCAGGGCAAGGTCCTGGACGAGCCCGAAGGCACACCCATCGCCCGCCACCCCGACGTAGCGCGCCTGTTGTCCTCGTCGGCCGGCATCATCACCGCCATGCGCGGACTGATGCTGCAAACCAGCATCCACCTCGACCGAGCCTTCGCCGGCGACGCCGAAAGCTTCGAGCTCACCGACTTCCTCACCCCCGTCGTGAAGGGCTGGATAACCGAGGAAGCCATCGGGATCACCTCCGACGCCGTCCAGGTCCATGGCGGCGCCGGCTTCATCGAGGACACCGGCGTCGCCCAGTACTACCGCGACGTCCGCATCGCTGCAATCTACGAAGGCACCACCGCGATCCAGGCCAACGACTTCCTCGGCCGCAAGATTCTGCGAGATCGAGCCGGCACCGCCTCCCGCGTGCTCGACATGATCGAGACCGATGTCCGACATCTAGCCGAAGCCGAGCACCCGGTAGCCGTCGCGACGGCCGAGCGAATGACGCGGTCCCTCGCCTCGATTCGAGACGTCACCGTCCTTCTGCTGGACCACGCAACCGAGGGCCGCCGACGTGACGCCTATGCCGGCGGCGTCCCCTATCTCAAGATGTGGGGCCTGGTCCTCGGAGGCTGGATCCACGTCCGAACGCTCCAGGCCGTCCTCGACACCCGCGACGGCACCTCCGAACAGAGCCACCGCCGGATATCCGAAGCCAACGCCTACGGCGCTCACCACCTCAGCCGCATCGCGGCGCACGCGCAGTCCGCGAGCGCAGGAGAAACCGGCTACTGA
- a CDS encoding oxidoreductase, with translation MSTVNPYPHLLEPLDLGHTTLRNRVVMGSMHTGMEDRAKHLPELAAYFAERAKGGVALSVTGGYAPNWRGWLLPFGAQMTSRRSADKHRIVTDAVHEHDGKIVMQILHAGRYAYHPFKRAASDIKSPITPFRAPKAMSTREVDRTIDDFAASAVLARRAGYDGVEMVKGVTYDRIDDDGLHITVAVGDGTTESRVLDVDTIILCTGQESVRDLIEPLAALGRPVHIIGGADVAAELDAKRAIRQATELAARL, from the coding sequence GTGAGCACCGTGAACCCGTACCCGCACTTGCTGGAACCCCTCGACCTGGGCCACACGACGCTGCGCAACCGCGTCGTCATGGGGTCGATGCACACCGGCATGGAGGACCGCGCCAAGCATCTGCCCGAACTCGCGGCCTATTTCGCCGAGCGCGCGAAGGGTGGCGTCGCCCTGTCGGTGACCGGTGGCTATGCACCGAACTGGCGTGGCTGGCTGCTCCCGTTCGGAGCGCAGATGACGTCGAGGCGGTCTGCCGACAAGCACCGCATCGTGACCGACGCGGTGCACGAGCACGACGGCAAGATCGTGATGCAGATCCTCCACGCCGGGCGTTACGCCTACCATCCGTTCAAGCGGGCGGCGTCGGACATCAAGTCGCCCATCACTCCGTTCCGAGCCCCCAAGGCGATGTCGACCAGGGAAGTCGACCGGACCATCGACGACTTCGCCGCCTCGGCGGTCCTCGCCCGCCGCGCGGGCTACGACGGCGTCGAGATGGTCAAGGGTGTGACCTACGACCGGATCGACGACGACGGCCTGCACATCACGGTCGCCGTCGGCGACGGCACCACCGAGTCACGGGTACTCGACGTCGACACGATCATCCTGTGCACGGGCCAGGAGTCGGTCCGCGACCTGATCGAACCGCTCGCAGCGCTGGGCCGCCCGGTCCACATCATCGGCGGCGCCGACGTCGCCGCCGAGCTCGATGCCAAGCGAGCCATCCGGCAGGCCACTGAGCTCGCCGCCCGGCTCTGA
- a CDS encoding nuclear transport factor 2 family protein codes for MRAFRTAVEAGDFVALGELLAEDVVLRSPVAFKPYEGRPIVAAILRGVGRVFAGFRYVRELADFDGHGGALLFETSVDGTSLNGIDLIRTNDAGLISGFTVMVRPLSAATAVAAAMGAQFSQIQAEAIAGLHSTTPSRE; via the coding sequence ATGCGCGCCTTTCGTACCGCCGTCGAGGCCGGCGACTTCGTCGCGCTGGGCGAGTTGCTCGCCGAGGACGTCGTCTTACGCAGCCCCGTTGCGTTCAAGCCCTACGAGGGCAGGCCGATCGTCGCGGCGATCCTGCGTGGGGTCGGCCGGGTCTTCGCCGGCTTCCGCTATGTCCGTGAGCTCGCGGACTTCGACGGCCACGGCGGGGCGCTGCTCTTCGAGACGTCTGTGGACGGGACGAGCTTGAACGGCATCGACCTGATCCGCACGAACGACGCCGGACTGATCAGCGGGTTCACCGTCATGGTGCGGCCTCTGTCGGCGGCGACCGCCGTCGCCGCAGCCATGGGCGCCCAGTTTTCTCAGATCCAGGCCGAAGCGATCGCCGGCCTCCACAGCACGACACCCTCCCGGGAGTGA
- a CDS encoding PadR family transcriptional regulator, with product MALEHAILVSLAEKSATGYDLARRFDASIGYFWTASHQQIYKVLGRMERAGWVEFETVAQDERPDKKVYVLTSAGRDELSVWTSQATPVEYLRSEFAIKLRALPFGNPTAIVEDVRTRRLVHEQRLAYYAESAARFYPDPDALRPDQMGAWLVLRGGMLAEETGLAWCDEILQRLAPEETDR from the coding sequence ATGGCTTTGGAGCACGCGATTCTGGTGTCCTTGGCGGAGAAGTCCGCCACGGGATACGACCTGGCGCGTCGGTTCGACGCATCGATCGGTTACTTCTGGACGGCCAGCCACCAGCAGATCTACAAGGTGCTGGGCCGGATGGAGCGCGCCGGCTGGGTCGAGTTCGAGACCGTGGCCCAGGACGAGCGACCCGACAAGAAGGTCTACGTTCTGACATCGGCTGGTCGCGATGAGCTGAGTGTGTGGACATCCCAGGCAACGCCGGTCGAGTACCTGCGCAGCGAGTTCGCGATCAAACTGCGTGCCCTGCCATTCGGAAACCCGACTGCGATCGTCGAAGATGTCCGCACCCGCCGCCTGGTGCACGAACAACGCCTCGCCTACTACGCCGAGAGCGCCGCGCGTTTCTATCCCGACCCCGACGCCCTGCGCCCGGACCAGATGGGTGCCTGGCTCGTGCTGCGCGGGGGAATGCTGGCCGAGGAGACCGGGCTGGCCTGGTGCGACGAGATTCTGCAGCGGCTGGCGCCCGAGGAGACGGACCGATGA